A genomic stretch from Blastocatellia bacterium includes:
- a CDS encoding ABC transporter permease — protein MDATHQTTAPPELQVVTIGASRWSQFGLKDMWAYRELFFFLTWRDVKVRYKQTLLGVAWAVLQPVFTMIVFTLFFGRFAGIPSDGIPYPLFALAGLLPWTFFSNAVSASSNSLVGNANLITKVYFPRIIIPGAATAAALVDFAVAFVILIVLMIYYGIAISWNLALLPALVLLTTLLALGVGMWTSALNVQYRDIRYALPFMMQIWMFVSPIIYPTSIIPEKYRWALALNPLSGIITGYRASLFGQQFDWSALAVASVATLAFLLYSAYSFRRMENKFADII, from the coding sequence GTGGACGCAACTCATCAGACAACTGCGCCGCCTGAACTTCAGGTGGTGACCATAGGCGCTTCGCGGTGGAGCCAATTTGGCCTGAAAGATATGTGGGCTTACCGCGAGTTGTTTTTCTTTCTCACGTGGCGCGACGTGAAGGTGCGCTACAAACAGACGCTGCTCGGAGTGGCGTGGGCCGTCCTGCAACCCGTCTTTACAATGATCGTCTTCACGCTCTTTTTCGGCAGATTCGCAGGAATCCCGTCGGACGGCATCCCGTATCCGCTCTTTGCGTTGGCGGGGCTGTTGCCCTGGACTTTTTTCTCGAACGCCGTTTCCGCAAGCAGCAACAGCCTGGTCGGGAATGCGAATCTGATCACGAAAGTCTATTTCCCACGCATCATTATTCCGGGGGCCGCGACGGCGGCGGCGCTCGTTGATTTCGCAGTCGCTTTCGTCATTTTAATCGTGTTGATGATTTATTATGGCATTGCCATCAGTTGGAACCTCGCTCTGCTGCCCGCGCTGGTTTTGCTCACCACGCTGCTCGCGCTCGGCGTCGGGATGTGGACTTCGGCGTTGAATGTTCAATACAGGGACATTCGCTATGCCCTGCCCTTCATGATGCAAATATGGATGTTCGTCTCGCCCATTATTTATCCGACAAGCATAATTCCTGAGAAGTATCGCTGGGCGCTGGCACTCAATCCATTGAGCGGCATAATCACGGGCTACCGCGCCTCGCTGTTCGGCCAGCAATTTGACTGGTCTGCGCTTGCGGTCGCGTCTGTGGCGACGCTCGCCTTCCTGCTGTATTCGGCATACTCGTTCAGGCGAATGGAAAATAAGTTCGCTGATATAATCTGA
- a CDS encoding ABC transporter ATP-binding protein, with protein MEAAATPFRRLRQLASRSSEADTIWALKDVSFVVEPGEVVGIIGHNGAGKSTLLKILSRITQPTSGTAQIRGRVASLLEVGTGFHAELTGRENIYLNGAILGMARREIQQNFDAIVAFAEVERFIDTPVKRYSSGMYLRLAFAVAAHLQPEILLVDEVLAVGDAAFQKKCLGKMGDVAREGRTVLFISHNLSAVRALCPHTILLDRGRIKAAADTDRVLELYSRLGIESTSSAWVRPAPAEGEKQPSLRVTKVQLLGDNCAVAQVDQPLRIAIEFIVEANPSYVIPGIHFLSSEGLILFSSANWGAGRLSPGRYTTHCEVPPFLLNEGRITVSVYLYNSARPAATEVPVDWISHTVSFDVDTSAWIDKSRSRWLRPWPGLVRPDIRWGECLSSSWMSMPPEKAGAQNEARAATQDAINQTEVSS; from the coding sequence ATGGAAGCGGCTGCGACGCCCTTTCGCCGCTTGCGGCAGTTGGCCAGTCGGTCGTCGGAAGCCGACACCATCTGGGCGCTGAAGGACGTCTCCTTCGTCGTCGAGCCGGGTGAAGTCGTCGGCATTATTGGTCACAACGGCGCAGGCAAAAGCACGCTGTTGAAAATACTGTCGCGTATCACCCAGCCGACTTCCGGCACGGCGCAGATTCGGGGCCGCGTCGCCAGCCTGCTCGAAGTCGGCACGGGCTTTCACGCGGAACTGACGGGGCGCGAGAACATCTATTTGAATGGGGCGATACTCGGCATGGCCCGCCGCGAGATTCAACAGAACTTTGATGCTATCGTGGCGTTCGCTGAAGTCGAGCGATTTATTGACACGCCTGTGAAGCGCTATTCGAGTGGCATGTATCTCAGGCTCGCGTTCGCTGTCGCCGCGCACTTGCAGCCCGAAATCCTTCTGGTTGACGAAGTGTTGGCCGTAGGCGATGCCGCCTTTCAAAAGAAATGTCTCGGCAAGATGGGCGATGTCGCCCGCGAAGGGCGCACCGTGCTTTTCATCAGCCACAATCTTTCGGCGGTGCGCGCGCTCTGCCCGCACACCATTTTGCTGGACCGCGGTCGCATTAAAGCCGCCGCTGACACCGACCGCGTCCTGGAGCTTTATAGCCGCCTGGGCATCGAATCCACTTCCAGCGCTTGGGTCAGACCCGCGCCTGCCGAGGGTGAAAAACAGCCTTCGTTAAGAGTCACGAAAGTTCAATTGCTTGGCGATAATTGCGCGGTCGCACAGGTCGATCAGCCGCTGCGCATCGCAATCGAGTTCATTGTCGAAGCGAACCCATCGTACGTCATTCCCGGCATTCATTTCTTGAGCAGTGAGGGCCTGATTCTGTTCTCTTCGGCAAACTGGGGTGCGGGCCGTCTGTCGCCTGGTCGCTATACGACCCACTGCGAAGTGCCGCCGTTTTTACTGAACGAAGGCCGAATTACTGTGTCGGTTTATCTCTACAATTCTGCGCGCCCGGCGGCAACCGAGGTGCCGGTTGACTGGATAAGCCACACCGTCAGCTTCGACGTCGACACGTCGGCATGGATTGATAAGAGCCGTAGCCGCTGGCTTCGACCCTGGCCCGGACTGGTTCGCCCCGACATCCGGTGGGGCGAGTGCCTGTCATCATCGTGGATGAGCATGCCGCCGGAAAAAGCCGGCGCGCAAAACGAGGCCCGCGCCGCTACGCAAGACGCAATTAACCAAACAGAGGTCAGCTCTTAA
- a CDS encoding methyltransferase domain-containing protein, whose translation MRQLGPDQRVLEIGPGAFPHPRADVLCDRYSRGDAEAFSQDGNLDRPIYTQPLILYSGVRTPFTDCAFDYVICSHVLEHVPADDIERFLAEMTRIGKSGYIEFPSYVFELINNVGVHQWLINVVGGEIRLLEKARVQDSVRQIAEAIGPIFEQLMTESSGYQALYQSYLPIWIIGLEWDETINFRIVDSLDNLIDAVERAKLIANLSAIEHREKSRKRRMLRAVKNRVGRIIRWKRPGNQGEKKAELPAWISSVVACPSCHLTTLRFGPEETRCESCGARYDTRAGEYFLYPPMTDENYYQPLVVADKER comes from the coding sequence ATGCGGCAACTAGGCCCTGATCAGCGCGTGCTTGAGATTGGTCCCGGCGCTTTTCCGCATCCGCGCGCAGACGTGCTATGCGACCGCTACTCGCGGGGCGACGCAGAAGCCTTCAGCCAGGACGGCAATCTCGACCGCCCCATTTACACACAACCTTTGATACTCTATTCGGGCGTGCGGACGCCATTCACTGACTGCGCGTTCGATTACGTCATCTGCTCGCACGTCCTCGAACACGTACCGGCAGACGATATCGAAAGGTTCCTGGCGGAGATGACTCGCATCGGCAAGAGCGGATATATTGAATTCCCATCTTATGTCTTTGAATTGATAAACAACGTCGGTGTTCATCAATGGCTGATTAACGTCGTTGGCGGTGAGATTCGCCTGCTCGAGAAAGCACGCGTCCAGGATTCTGTTCGGCAGATCGCCGAGGCAATCGGCCCCATCTTCGAGCAACTCATGACTGAGTCGTCCGGTTATCAAGCCTTGTATCAAAGCTACCTGCCCATCTGGATCATCGGCTTAGAATGGGACGAGACGATCAACTTCAGAATCGTTGATTCGCTCGACAATCTGATTGATGCGGTCGAGCGCGCCAAGTTAATAGCAAACCTCTCGGCAATCGAGCACCGCGAGAAAAGCCGGAAAAGGCGAATGCTGCGCGCGGTAAAGAATAGAGTCGGGCGAATAATCAGGTGGAAACGACCGGGCAATCAAGGAGAAAAAAAAGCCGAGTTGCCCGCCTGGATTTCAAGCGTCGTCGCTTGCCCGTCCTGTCATCTGACGACGCTTCGCTTCGGCCCTGAAGAAACACGCTGCGAAAGCTGCGGGGCGCGCTACGACACAAGGGCGGGAGAGTATTTCTTATATCCCCCCATGACGGACGAGAATTATTACCAACCGCTTGTCGTCGCGGATAAGGAACGCTGA
- a CDS encoding class I SAM-dependent methyltransferase, with amino-acid sequence MFTRAEYKLFKQSFERYAALHQFLPTIRKDSPRLLDMGCGEGTGLTGFVNSGWSISGVDISPTAVATARRRIPSGEFVSGELTEAARRLGPFDLVRLDNVLEHVINPSSVLGAAFEHLHPGGFIAIYVPHGESLSLRLFRSRSVSHWVPYHLHLFTRQSLGRALESVGFKITEMHLIDPPTWWPLTMSQTLHPGRNLASYGRAAIESIHLRVAAMPFRFLSRLASGEELIAFARRPAQP; translated from the coding sequence TTGTTCACGAGAGCCGAGTATAAGCTTTTCAAGCAGAGCTTTGAGCGATACGCGGCGCTGCACCAATTCTTGCCAACGATTCGCAAAGACTCTCCGCGATTACTCGACATGGGTTGCGGCGAAGGGACAGGGCTAACCGGATTTGTGAATAGCGGCTGGAGCATCTCTGGCGTTGACATCAGCCCGACGGCGGTAGCGACTGCCCGGCGTAGGATCCCGTCGGGCGAGTTTGTGTCGGGCGAGCTTACCGAAGCGGCGCGGCGGCTCGGCCCATTCGACCTCGTGCGGCTCGATAACGTCTTAGAGCATGTCATTAATCCTTCGTCCGTCCTGGGCGCAGCCTTCGAGCACTTGCATCCCGGCGGCTTCATCGCCATCTACGTTCCGCATGGCGAGAGCCTTTCGCTGCGCCTGTTTCGCAGCCGAAGCGTGAGCCACTGGGTCCCGTACCACCTGCACCTTTTCACAAGGCAGTCACTCGGAAGGGCGTTAGAGTCGGTCGGGTTCAAGATCACGGAAATGCATTTGATTGATCCTCCAACATGGTGGCCGCTCACGATGAGTCAAACATTACACCCGGGTCGCAACCTGGCAAGCTATGGCCGCGCGGCAATTGAGTCAATTCACCTGCGGGTTGCCGCCATGCCGTTTCGTTTCTTATCACGGTTGGCAAGCGGCGAAGAGTTGATTGCATTCGCGCGGCGGCCCGCCCAGCCATGA
- a CDS encoding glycosyltransferase, whose amino-acid sequence MNIFYAVDPSPNHWGLRDSQVWHRNFYDTFREMGHTIIGFVFDFSEYNRNLDLEDPNQKAYIEEHRPELEQKLIQQVRAAHAHRPIDLFFSYFYSAHCSSPVIDEIKALGIPTVNFYCNASYQFHLVRDLAPAYDWCLVAEKFRLDDYHAVGANPYYFQEAANPGFYRPFSEPYRYDVAFVGQMYGDRPQFIHYLHNNDVQVRVWGPNWRESYPSSFELWRARLKRLLKGQLPHRLGRCKRKNTNGHSTSSPAQRDGATARPRLPRRILGPPLSDQEMVRRYSESKISLGFAKCGLTYQDEAPIRQVRLRDFEATMSGAFYLMEYVEEIEAFFEVGKEVVCFEGGESLVDKARYYLKRDREREQIKAAGRRRALNDHTWRRRFEDFFRHSGIG is encoded by the coding sequence ATGAACATTTTTTACGCCGTAGACCCGTCCCCGAATCACTGGGGGCTGCGCGATTCTCAAGTGTGGCACCGCAACTTCTACGACACGTTTCGTGAGATGGGCCATACAATCATCGGCTTCGTCTTCGACTTCTCAGAGTATAACCGGAACCTCGACCTCGAAGACCCCAATCAAAAAGCGTATATCGAGGAGCACCGGCCCGAGCTTGAGCAGAAATTGATACAACAGGTGAGAGCGGCGCACGCGCACCGCCCCATAGACTTATTCTTTTCATACTTCTACAGCGCGCACTGTAGCTCGCCTGTTATCGACGAGATTAAAGCGCTCGGCATTCCGACCGTGAATTTTTATTGCAACGCCTCTTATCAATTTCATCTTGTCCGCGACCTTGCGCCCGCTTATGATTGGTGTCTGGTGGCTGAAAAATTTCGGCTCGACGATTACCACGCCGTCGGCGCGAATCCTTATTACTTTCAAGAGGCGGCGAATCCTGGTTTTTATCGTCCTTTCTCAGAGCCTTACCGCTACGACGTTGCTTTCGTCGGCCAGATGTACGGCGACCGCCCGCAGTTTATTCATTACCTGCACAACAACGATGTGCAGGTGCGGGTGTGGGGCCCGAACTGGCGCGAATCTTACCCCTCTAGCTTTGAGTTGTGGCGCGCCCGGCTCAAGCGATTGCTGAAGGGACAACTGCCGCACCGGCTCGGAAGGTGCAAGCGTAAAAACACCAACGGCCATTCAACCTCAAGCCCTGCGCAACGCGATGGCGCGACCGCCCGCCCGCGACTGCCTCGTAGGATTCTCGGCCCGCCGCTTTCCGACCAGGAGATGGTGCGCCGATACAGCGAGAGCAAAATCAGTCTGGGCTTCGCAAAATGCGGACTCACTTATCAAGATGAAGCGCCTATCCGACAGGTGCGACTGCGCGACTTCGAGGCGACGATGAGCGGCGCGTTTTACTTGATGGAGTACGTCGAGGAGATCGAAGCGTTCTTCGAGGTCGGCAAGGAAGTGGTTTGCTTTGAGGGCGGCGAAAGCCTCGTCGACAAGGCTCGCTATTACCTCAAGCGCGACCGGGAGCGCGAGCAAATTAAAGCAGCGGGTCGCCGCCGTGCGCTCAACGACCATACCTGGCGGCGGCGCTTCGAGGATTTCTTCCGGCATTCCGGGATCGGCTGA
- a CDS encoding glycosyltransferase family A protein — MLKVSVIIPAYNSERYLEEAVESAVASTWPEKEVIILDDGSTDRTREIAARLENKHPGIVRALAHPDGRNHGVAAARNCAAQHSTGQALAILDADDRLLPDHLSHAADVLARHREVALVYGRARYLFEVEREGLWVSGEEGGWGPARGVVSEAFERLLSGNFVQMSTVVCRREPFFAIGGFDANIKFMQQDYLLWTKLAYRYPIFYLDEVGAEYRIHPASYSANLEWEKVASAKQFEYLHCISRSIPRTDAQGWHRVREAWQSLGKRILYRFYRALRSRNFSQARRELAVLRRLPEKAHLVRAPFEWRRNRLHARQLLNLKG, encoded by the coding sequence ATGCTTAAAGTTAGCGTAATCATTCCCGCATACAACAGCGAGCGTTACCTGGAAGAAGCGGTCGAAAGCGCCGTGGCGAGCACCTGGCCGGAGAAGGAAGTCATCATTCTCGATGACGGCTCGACGGATCGAACGCGCGAAATCGCCGCGCGCCTGGAGAATAAACATCCCGGAATCGTTCGCGCCCTCGCGCACCCGGATGGCCGCAATCACGGGGTCGCCGCGGCTCGCAACTGCGCGGCTCAACATTCGACCGGACAGGCGCTCGCTATTTTAGACGCGGACGACAGACTGCTGCCCGACCACCTGTCGCACGCCGCGGATGTCCTTGCTCGCCATCGGGAAGTGGCGCTGGTTTACGGTCGCGCCAGATATTTGTTCGAAGTCGAGCGAGAAGGTCTCTGGGTCAGCGGCGAGGAAGGCGGGTGGGGGCCTGCGCGCGGCGTTGTGTCAGAGGCTTTCGAGCGATTGTTATCAGGCAACTTCGTACAGATGTCTACGGTGGTTTGCAGGCGAGAGCCGTTCTTCGCCATCGGCGGCTTCGATGCGAATATCAAGTTCATGCAACAGGATTACCTTCTCTGGACGAAGCTGGCCTACCGCTATCCGATTTTCTACCTGGATGAAGTAGGCGCGGAGTACCGCATCCATCCGGCAAGTTATTCCGCCAACCTAGAGTGGGAGAAAGTGGCAAGCGCGAAGCAGTTTGAATACCTGCACTGCATTTCAAGGTCGATTCCCCGAACGGATGCGCAGGGCTGGCACAGGGTCCGTGAGGCGTGGCAATCACTCGGGAAACGGATTTTATACAGGTTCTATCGAGCCTTGCGCAGCCGCAACTTTTCGCAGGCCAGGCGCGAGCTGGCCGTATTGCGGCGTTTGCCTGAAAAAGCACATCTCGTTCGCGCGCCTTTCGAGTGGCGGCGCAATCGCCTCCATGCGCGCCAGCTTCTTAATTTAAAGGGGTGA
- a CDS encoding NAD-dependent epimerase/dehydratase family protein, whose protein sequence is MAEGFWKGKRVLVTGGAGFIGSYVVRRLLKQRAKVAIADNFENGRLGNIEEVCKDVEVMEGDLRDPQFCLRACDRKEVTLHLASKAYGLSYSYMHHGEMLADNLLINTNILEACRKAQVPRVMIASSSCVYPDDAAVPTPETQDISGSGPEQANEGYGWAKRMLERQAVYYHREHDMEIAIARPFNTYGPRHRYDPARAHVLPALVMRVLRGENPIIVWGSGNQTRSFVHAEDVAIALMLLAEKYPCADPVNIGHDREITIRDLIALILEITGEKREVVFDRTKPEGAIRKSCDPTKLRQVTGFVPTIMLGDGLPATIAYYEQESSKAGR, encoded by the coding sequence GTGGCAGAGGGGTTTTGGAAAGGAAAGCGAGTCCTGGTCACCGGCGGGGCCGGTTTCATTGGCTCCTACGTGGTGCGGCGACTGTTAAAGCAAAGGGCCAAAGTGGCCATAGCCGATAACTTTGAAAATGGCCGGCTGGGCAACATTGAAGAGGTCTGCAAAGACGTCGAAGTTATGGAAGGCGATCTTCGCGATCCGCAATTTTGCCTTCGCGCTTGCGACCGCAAGGAGGTGACGCTGCACCTGGCATCGAAGGCTTATGGCCTTTCGTATAGCTACATGCACCACGGCGAGATGCTGGCTGACAACCTCCTCATCAACACGAACATCCTGGAAGCATGTCGCAAAGCGCAGGTGCCGCGTGTAATGATCGCCAGCTCATCCTGCGTCTACCCGGATGACGCGGCAGTGCCGACGCCTGAAACTCAAGATATAAGCGGCAGCGGGCCGGAGCAAGCCAACGAGGGCTATGGCTGGGCCAAGCGAATGCTCGAACGGCAGGCCGTTTACTATCACCGCGAGCACGATATGGAGATAGCCATCGCGCGGCCATTCAACACGTACGGCCCGCGACACAGGTATGACCCGGCGCGGGCGCACGTCCTGCCGGCTCTGGTCATGCGAGTGCTGCGCGGCGAAAACCCGATCATCGTGTGGGGCAGCGGGAATCAGACGCGCTCCTTCGTCCATGCCGAAGATGTGGCGATAGCTTTGATGCTTCTCGCGGAGAAATACCCGTGCGCCGACCCCGTCAACATCGGGCATGACAGGGAGATAACGATCAGAGATTTGATCGCCCTCATACTGGAGATCACCGGCGAGAAGCGTGAGGTGGTCTTTGACCGCACGAAGCCCGAGGGCGCGATTCGAAAGAGTTGCGACCCCACGAAGCTGAGGCAGGTCACGGGCTTCGTTCCCACAATCATGCTGGGTGACGGGCTGCCGGCCACCATCGCGTATTATGAACAAGAATCATCCAAAGCCGGGAGGTGA
- a CDS encoding class I SAM-dependent methyltransferase, translating into MERKAMMELKEASPDFYSKEYFFGAEGAELYLQTHGSALGAYRARVFQLADPQPGERILDLGCGRGEVVLACLRRGCKVWGLDFSPDAVALTLETVRANDPSAEARLDLRSCDAADMEYDSELFDCVLTSDFVEHLLPERLDRIIKKVHRSLKPGGRFIVHTSPSVGYLLFGQYVARLSEMLRGRPRQPLLTFKSELEIGGHCNIQSVRSLRRLLEGFSRTEAWAEFSLNRGRIKSALNKIGATPLLAHHLYARAYK; encoded by the coding sequence GTGGAACGGAAAGCGATGATGGAGTTGAAAGAGGCGAGTCCTGATTTTTACTCTAAAGAGTATTTTTTCGGGGCAGAAGGCGCAGAGCTTTATCTACAGACACACGGATCTGCGCTCGGCGCCTACCGCGCGCGCGTGTTTCAGCTCGCCGATCCGCAACCCGGCGAACGCATACTCGACCTCGGTTGCGGCAGGGGGGAAGTCGTCCTGGCTTGCCTGCGCCGTGGCTGTAAGGTATGGGGGCTTGACTTCAGTCCCGATGCGGTGGCTCTGACTTTAGAGACTGTCCGCGCCAACGACCCGTCTGCCGAGGCCCGCCTCGACCTCCGCTCGTGCGACGCGGCGGATATGGAATATGATTCCGAGCTTTTCGATTGCGTCCTCACGTCGGATTTCGTAGAGCATCTCCTCCCGGAACGGCTCGACCGGATCATCAAGAAAGTTCATCGTAGTTTGAAGCCGGGCGGGCGCTTCATTGTTCACACCTCGCCCTCCGTAGGCTACCTCTTATTCGGGCAGTACGTCGCCCGCCTGAGCGAGATGCTGCGCGGACGGCCAAGGCAGCCGCTGCTGACTTTCAAAAGCGAGTTGGAGATCGGCGGGCATTGCAACATCCAATCGGTTCGCAGTCTGCGCAGGCTTCTCGAAGGATTCTCTCGCACCGAAGCCTGGGCAGAATTCAGCCTGAACCGAGGTCGCATCAAATCCGCTCTCAATAAAATCGGGGCGACTCCCCTGCTCGCGCATCACCTTTACGCACGGGCCTACAAGTAG
- a CDS encoding glycosyltransferase, with the protein MNSLPTRERMRRRTPSSILTVRRYLQERLARRLIRRRGPVITERRGKPIPDADRTAVILCGPYFDQRVPNAGVTYRVGLARGFEQIGVPYELVSLFNLERLERLDDPVVFISESDYEFLSIRQARQLRKYRHFVWVNPWFDGAEKFYADHGFQGLSVPAKVRKRVHRSEPAFVFTPVSQSGLEHYSGWVRSGHQLISLPLACDTALYDNYDSPAKFASVRMAFVGGYWPYKARSFDIYLKPFERELTVFGYACWPYAGYGGKLSAKDEPLLYRDAALSPAINEPHAPVIGGDICERVFKVLGSGGLCITDATAAHHDLFQTNELLVPESLDEYNEMVWAVLKDPEAFSDYREAGYHAVRARHTYAHRAATVLEKLGLPAPQLRAPLGRELTAG; encoded by the coding sequence ATGAATTCCCTACCCACTCGCGAGCGGATGCGCCGCCGCACCCCTTCATCCATTTTAACGGTCAGGCGATATTTACAAGAGCGGCTCGCGCGCCGGCTGATTCGCAGACGTGGGCCGGTAATCACCGAGAGACGAGGGAAACCGATCCCGGACGCGGACCGCACGGCGGTGATCTTGTGCGGGCCATACTTTGATCAGCGCGTGCCGAATGCCGGAGTTACTTATCGAGTGGGGCTGGCGCGCGGCTTCGAGCAGATCGGCGTCCCCTATGAGCTGGTCAGCCTTTTCAACCTTGAGAGACTTGAGCGCCTGGACGATCCTGTCGTATTCATCAGCGAGAGCGACTATGAATTCTTGAGCATCAGGCAGGCCCGCCAGCTTCGCAAGTATCGCCACTTCGTCTGGGTAAACCCGTGGTTTGATGGGGCCGAGAAGTTTTATGCAGATCATGGATTTCAGGGATTGTCCGTACCCGCGAAGGTTCGCAAGCGTGTGCACAGGTCAGAGCCTGCGTTTGTATTCACGCCGGTAAGCCAGTCGGGACTGGAACATTATAGCGGCTGGGTCCGCAGCGGGCACCAGCTCATTTCTCTGCCGCTCGCGTGCGACACGGCACTTTACGACAATTATGATTCGCCCGCTAAATTCGCAAGCGTGCGCATGGCGTTCGTGGGCGGTTACTGGCCGTACAAAGCTCGCAGCTTTGACATTTATCTGAAACCGTTTGAACGGGAGTTGACGGTTTTTGGTTATGCCTGCTGGCCCTACGCCGGATATGGCGGAAAGCTGTCAGCCAAAGATGAGCCGCTACTTTATCGTGACGCAGCCCTGTCGCCCGCAATCAACGAGCCGCATGCGCCGGTCATCGGCGGCGACATTTGCGAGCGCGTTTTCAAAGTGCTAGGCAGCGGCGGCCTCTGCATCACGGATGCCACCGCCGCCCATCACGACTTGTTTCAGACGAATGAATTGCTCGTGCCCGAAAGCCTGGACGAGTACAACGAAATGGTGTGGGCCGTGCTTAAAGACCCCGAGGCGTTCAGCGATTATCGCGAAGCCGGATACCATGCGGTGCGCGCCCGTCACACTTACGCGCACCGGGCGGCCACCGTGCTTGAAAAGCTAGGGCTGCCCGCGCCGCAATTGCGGGCACCTCTAGGGCGGGAGTTAACCGCGGGCTGA
- a CDS encoding acyltransferase, with protein sequence MVLRTRLFVGIANLLPDFDLISTFIRPLLLRMAGARIGLPSRIRRPLFIHYAGNLSVGRYAFINQGFRVEGLAEVSIGESVLVGPFCCFENVNHRADGPEALPVAVGKGAWIGAGSIILPGAWVGEGAVVAAGSVVRGRVPPHEVWGGVPARFIRKLGEARVAPEELAVFDR encoded by the coding sequence ATGGTGCTGCGCACGCGCCTATTTGTCGGCATCGCCAACCTGCTGCCGGACTTCGATCTAATCAGCACGTTCATCCGGCCATTGTTGCTGCGGATGGCAGGAGCGCGTATCGGCCTTCCATCGCGCATCCGCCGCCCGCTGTTCATCCATTACGCGGGTAATCTGAGCGTCGGCCGCTACGCATTTATCAACCAGGGATTTCGCGTCGAAGGGCTTGCAGAGGTGAGCATCGGCGAGAGCGTCCTGGTCGGGCCGTTCTGCTGTTTCGAAAACGTCAACCACCGCGCGGACGGTCCCGAAGCGCTGCCGGTCGCGGTCGGCAAGGGCGCGTGGATAGGCGCGGGAAGCATTATTCTGCCGGGCGCGTGGGTTGGCGAAGGGGCTGTCGTGGCAGCCGGATCAGTCGTGCGCGGCCGCGTCCCGCCGCACGAAGTGTGGGGAGGCGTGCCGGCGCGCTTCATAAGAAAACTTGGCGAAGCGCGCGTAGCCCCCGAGGAACTGGCGGTGTTCGACCGCTGA
- a CDS encoding FkbM family methyltransferase gives MKTVPIKNPYIRAIENNLLEAATIGRGLRVEINHHRLRLSPRWWRAFPPDYEKECFAFLEKSLRPGDVAFDVGSHVGLFALVMAQLVGPDGRVVAFEPNPTARRFLNRHVRLNRLSEQIMAEPIALSDKAGEATLYAGPVTADSGSPADPGSSLYAQNHLTTPIAVPVSTVDDYCSRNKIIPRVIKIDVEGYERFVIEGATATLAQGDVYILCEVHVDNMRMIGETPGLLLQTIKRAGYAAFDLAGQPLDSLDRGGHVVFKRVKRNN, from the coding sequence ATGAAAACCGTGCCGATAAAAAATCCATACATTCGTGCGATTGAAAACAACCTGCTCGAAGCGGCGACCATAGGGCGCGGCCTTCGCGTAGAAATTAATCATCATCGGCTCAGATTGTCTCCGCGCTGGTGGCGGGCTTTCCCTCCGGATTATGAGAAAGAATGCTTCGCGTTTCTCGAAAAGAGTTTGCGGCCCGGCGATGTGGCTTTCGATGTCGGGTCACACGTCGGATTATTCGCGCTCGTTATGGCGCAGCTCGTTGGGCCCGACGGCAGAGTCGTCGCATTTGAGCCTAACCCTACGGCGCGGCGATTTCTAAATCGTCACGTGCGGCTGAATCGTCTCAGCGAGCAAATCATGGCCGAGCCGATTGCCCTCAGCGATAAAGCGGGCGAAGCCACATTGTATGCGGGGCCGGTGACCGCTGATTCGGGCAGCCCTGCCGATCCGGGTAGCTCGCTCTACGCGCAGAATCACTTGACCACGCCCATCGCCGTGCCAGTCTCTACCGTTGATGATTACTGCTCTCGAAATAAGATAATCCCAAGGGTCATCAAGATCGATGTCGAAGGCTATGAGAGATTCGTTATTGAGGGCGCGACCGCCACGCTTGCCCAAGGCGACGTTTACATACTTTGTGAAGTACACGTGGACAACATGCGAATGATCGGCGAGACGCCTGGCTTGCTGCTGCAAACGATAAAGCGGGCGGGCTACGCCGCGTTTGATCTCGCCGGGCAGCCTCTCGATTCTTTGGATCGGGGCGGCCACGTCGTATTCAAGCGGGTTAAGCGAAACAATTAA